The sequence ACGTGGGTCATGGGTGAGTTCACTCATGCGCTGCAAAATACTCAGGATCCGCCGTGGACCGAGGGCATCACCCCAAGCCAGCGGACCGTTGGGATAACCCAGGCCCAGTTGCACCGCCTGGTCGATATCCTCGACGCTGGCGATCCGCTGTTGGGCAATGTCGCAGGCCAGGTTGACCACCATCGCCAAGGTGCGTTGGGCAACAAAACCAACGCTGTCACCAATCACCGTCACACCCACACCATCGCTGGCGAGCAAGGCATGGGCCGCGTCGCGCATACCGGGCGCGGTCAGTGGGCTTTGCATCAGGGTGCGATGGCGCGACAGGTCAGTCAGCAGGTCAACGCACACCGTACGCGCCGGGTCTGTGTCGAAGCGCTCACACGCCGAGGTGGCATCGCGACCATAGGGCGCCAGCAAACACAAGGCCTCGGCCGAGGGCTGTGCAGCACTTTCAAGGTGCGCGCCCAACTCGATCACCAGTGCACTCAAACGCTCATAGTCTTCGGCGTTTTCGGTGGCAATCCACACCGGCGGCAACGATGGGATCGTGGGCACCGGCTGCGGTTGTGGGCCATCGATGACCTGGCCGTTTTCATACCGATAGAAGCCCTGCCCGGTCTTGCGCCCCAGGCGCCCGCCCACCAACATTTGCCGGGTCAGCGGCGAAGGTTTGTAGCGCGGTTCCTGATAGAACTGGTTGTAGATCGACTCCATCACCGGATGGGAAACGTCGAGGCCGGTAAGGTCCAGCAACTCCAGCGGGCCCATGCGAAAGCCAGCGCCTTCGCGCAGGATGCGGTCGATGTCGCCGCACTGGGCGATGCCTTCATCGAGCATCTTCAGGGCTTCGGTGCCGTAGGCACGCCCCGCATGGTTGACGATAAAACCTGGCGTATCTTTGGCCCGCACGCCACGGTGCCCAACACGCGCGACAAAGGCCAGCAAGCGGTCGCCTACCTGCGGCGCCGTCGCCAGACCGTCGATGACTTCCACCACCCGCATCAACGGCACCGGGTTGAAGAAGTGCAGTCCCGCCACCCGCTCGGGATGCTGGCAACCAGTGGCAATCGACGTCACCGACAGCGACGAGGTATTGGTAACGAGGATGCAGTCCTCCGTAACGATACCCTCCAACTGCTGCAACAGACCGCGCTTGGCCTCCAGGTTTTCGACAATGGCTTCCACCACCAAATCGCAATCGCGCAGTTCATCAATGGCGGCCGTCACCTGCAGGTTTTCCAGCGCGGCGTCCATCGCCGCCTGGGTGATCTTGCCTTTGCTCACCAGCTTGGCCAAGGTGGCTCCGAGGTTGTCGCGAGCCGTTTGCGCCGCGCCGTCGCGGGCATCAAACAGCCGCACCCGCACACCGGCCTGGGCGGCAATCTGCGCGATACCGGCACCCATGACACCGGTGCCCACCAACCCCATGATCTTGATTGAATCGCCCATGGTCATTCCCCGAGGTAGTTGGGTGTGCGTTTCTCGAAGAACGCCGCAGCGCCCTCCTTCTGATCCACAGAGTCGAACAACAGTTGGAAGGCTTTGCGCTCCAGCACCAGGGCGCTTTCCAGCGGCAGGTCGGCGCCGGCGAGCATGACTTCCTTGATCTGCTCCACCGCCAGAGGTGGCAACGCGGCAATCTGCGCTGCCAGTTCCAGGGCACGGGGCAAAGTCTGGTCGTCGGCCACCACTTCGCTGAGCATGCCCATGGCCAAGGCTTCAGGCGCCTTAACGATGCAGCCGGTCAGCGCAATGCGCATGGCTTGGAACTTACCCACCGCCCGCACTAGGCGCTGGGTACCGCCCGCCCCCGGCATCAAACCAAGTTTGACCTCTGGCTGGGCAAAGCGCGCGGACTCACCGGCGACGATCAGGTCACAATGCATCGCCAGCTCGCAACCGCCACCCAGGGCAAAACCGTTCACCGCCGCAATCACCGGCTTCGGGCAACGGCTGATGGCTTCCCACAAATACTCGGTGTGCCGACGGTACATTTCGATGGGAGTGGCGCTGGCGAACTCCTTGATATCGGCACCGGCGACGAAGAATTGCTCGCCACCGGTCAGCACGATAGCGCGCACATCCTTGCGCTGGGCCAGGGCCCGGAAGTGCAGCGCCAGTTCTTCTCGAACCTGGGCGTTCAGAGCGTTTTTCACTTCAGGACGATGGATACGCACCACGGCAACGCCATTGTCCTGGACGTCGAGGTGCACCACGGGTTGGTCGGAACTGGCCACATTCACTCCTGCTGCAATGTTCTTGTTAGTGCGGTTAACGCTTGTTTCGCTGTGCGAAATAACATTCCGTATTTAACGATTAGCATAAGTACCGGCCTGCCGGGTGTAAACGTAAAAACCCATCACACGAGTAAAATAGCAATTAAGCCTTTGTTTATAAGCGCTTTATTAAGGATAAATCTCACAGCGCCACAAGTTGCTTAGTTTCGCTGTGCGGAATACAATTTTGTTTTGTTGATTTTATAAAAAAATGGGGACTAACATGCGCCGTCGAAACATGGACCCGAACACCCCAGAAGCCCCCGCAGGCAACAACGCCTTCGAGCATCTGTTGATCGACCCAATGAACACCGATGAGGAGGAAGACAAGGACCGCCAGTTCGTCACCGCCTTGGCCCGCGGCCTGGAATTGCTGCGCTGCTTCACGCCAAGCGAAAGCGTGCTGGGTAACCAGGAACTGGCGCGCAAGACCGGGCTGCCAAAACCGACCATCACCCGGATGACGCACACCCTGACCCGCTTGGGGTATCTCAAGCACCTGCCGCAGTCGGGCCGGTATCAGTTGGATGTGGGGGTGATGGCGTTTGGTTACGCAATGCTTTCCAACCTGTCGGTGCGGGCCGTGGCTCATCCGCTGATGGAGACGATGGCCAAGTACGCCCAGGCCGCCGTGGCGATGGCCACCCGGGATCGCCTGGACATGGTCTATCTGGACGTGGTCCAGGGCGAGGCCAACATGACCATGCGCCGTCAGGTAGGTACGCGCTTGCCGTTGCACTTGAGTTCAGCAGGCCGCGCCTGCCTGGCAGCCATGCCGGAAAACGAGCGGGAATTCATGCTCGACCATATCCGCCAGCGTCATCTGGAGGACTGGCCGGGGATCCGCAAGGGGCTGGAACGCGCCTTCCGGGACTACACCGACTTCGGCTATTGCATGTCGATCGGTGAGTGGCATCGCGATGTCAACGCCATCGCCGTACCGCTGTTTCATGCACAACATGGGCTGTTGACGTTCAACTGTGGCGGACCGAGTTTTCACCTCTCCCGGGAGAAACTCGAAGACGACATCGGGCCACGCCTCAAGCACATGGTGAACAACATCGAGGCCGCCGCCCGCTAGACAGATCGGTGCACGGCCTCGGCAGATTGACTACAACAGGCCCGCCGAACGGGCCGCCGAGGAATGCACATGATCCGAGATCCGGAAACGCTTCACCTTCTGCTGGAAACCCTCCAGCAGTTCGTCAACGAAGCGCTGATCCCACGGGAAAACGAATTGGCCGAGACCGATGACGTCCCGGCAGATATCGTCAACCAGTTCCGCGAGTTGGGCCTGTTCGGTCTGACCCTCCCCGAAGCCTACGGCGGCCTGGGGCTGACCATGGAAGAAGAGGTCAATGTCGCCTTCGAACTGGGCCGCACTTCCCCGGCCTTCCGTTCCTATTTCGGCACCAACAATGGCATCGGCTCCATCGGCATCCTGCTCGATGGTACCGAAGCGCAGAAGCAACACTACCTGCCCAAACTGGCCAGCGGCGAGTTGCTCAGCTCGTTCTGCCTGACCGAGCCGGACTCCGGCTCCGACGCGGCCTCGTTGAAAACCTCGGCGATACGCGACGGCGATCACTACGTGCTCAACGGCACCAAACGCTTTATCACCAATGCGCCACACGCCGGCATCTATACGGTCATGGCCCGCACCAACCCGGACATAAAGGGCTCGGGCGGCATCAGTGCGTTTATCGTCGAGCGCAACACGCCGGGGCTGTCCCTGGGCAAGCGTGATCACAAGATGGGCCAGAAAGGCGCCCACACCTGTGACGTGATTTTCGACAACGTACGCGTGCCGGCTGATCAGTTGATCGGTGGCGTTGAAGGCGTGGGTTTCAAGACCGCGATGAAGGTCCTCGACAAGGGCCGCCTGCACATTGCAGCGGTCAGCGTCGGTGCCGCCGAACGCATGCTCAACGATGCCTTGAACTACGCCATCGAGCGTAAACAGTTTGGCCAGCCGATTGCCGAGTTCCAGCTGATCCAGGCCATGCTCGCCGACAGCAAAGCCGAGATCTATGCGGCCCGCTGCATGGTGCTGGACGCCGCGCGCAAGCGTGATGAAGGCCAGAACATCGGCACCGAAGCCTCCTGTTCGAAAATGTTCGCTACCGAAATGTGCGGCCGGGTGGCGGATCGCTGCGTGCAGATTCATGGCGGCGCAGGCTATGTCAGCGAGTACGCCATCGAGCGTTTTTATCGCGATGTGCGGTTGTTCCGCTTGTATGAGGGCACCACGCAGATCCAGCAGTTGGTGATCGCCCGCAACATGATTCGCGAGGCGCAGCGCTAACTATCAAGCACACCGCAAACCCAATGTGAAAGTCGATCAAATGTGGGAGCCGGGCTTGCCCGCGATGCAGGCACCTCGGCCTGTCAGTTGCACCGAGGTGATGCTATCGCGAGTAAGCCCGCTCCCACATCAACCGCTTTATCGCAACACCCATACCCAGTGCCCTAACAACTACAACAAGGTATCGCTATGGAAGTCGCCGCTCAGGCGGGTGCGTTGTCGCCCGCAAAAAACAAGCTGTGGATCATCGTCTTCATCTTCTGCTTCCTCGGTCTGCTGATCGACGGCGCGGACTTGATGCTGCTGTCCTACAGCCTCGGTAGCCTGAAAACCGAGTTCGGCCTGACCAGTGTCGAGGCTGGCAGCCTGGGCAGTTTCACCCTGGCCGGGATGGCCATTGGCGGGATCTACGGCGGCTGGGCCTGTGACCGGTTCGGTCGGGTGAAAACCGTGGTCTGGAGCATCGTGCTGTTCTCCGTCGGCACCGCGATCCTGGGCATGACCCACAGCTATTGGCAGTTCGCGAGCACCCGCTTTTTCGCCTCGTTGGGATTGGGCGCGCTGTACGTGGCCTGCAACACCCTGATGGCCGAATACGTACCGACGCGCTACCGCACAACGGTACTCGGCACCCTGCAAGCAGGCTGGTCAGTGGGTTACATCGTCGCCACCTTGCTGGCCGGCTGGATCCTGCCCAACCACGGCTGGCGCTGGCTGTTCTACGTGGCGATCATCCCGGTGATCCTCGCCGTGCTGATGCAACGCCTGGTACCGGAGCCACAAGCCTGGATCAAAGCCCAAGCCGAACGCGCCCGGGAAAAGGCCGAAGGCATCAAGCAGGTCACGACGAAAAAACCCGACGGCATGTTCAAGCTGATCTTCAGCGACCCGAAAGCCAGCCGCATGTTTATCCTCTGGGCGCTGACCGCAGGCTTCCTGCAATTCGGTTACTACGGGGTCAACAACTGGATGCCCTCCTACCTGGAAGGCGAGTTGGGGATGAACTTCAAGTCGATGACCAGCTACATGGTCGGCACGTACGCGGCGATGATTTTCGGCAAGATTCTCGCCGGCTGGGCGGCGGACCGCCTGGGACGACGCAGCGTGTTTGCGGTCGGCGCCTTGGGCACGGCCATCTTCCTGCCGATAATCGTGCTGTTCCAGAGCCCGGAAAACATTCTCTGGCTGCTGATTGTGTTCGGCTTCCTGTACGGCATTCCCTACGGCGTCAACGCGACCTACATGACCGAAAGCTTCGAAGCGAAATTTC is a genomic window of Pseudomonas sp. ADAK18 containing:
- a CDS encoding acyl-CoA dehydrogenase family protein → MIRDPETLHLLLETLQQFVNEALIPRENELAETDDVPADIVNQFRELGLFGLTLPEAYGGLGLTMEEEVNVAFELGRTSPAFRSYFGTNNGIGSIGILLDGTEAQKQHYLPKLASGELLSSFCLTEPDSGSDAASLKTSAIRDGDHYVLNGTKRFITNAPHAGIYTVMARTNPDIKGSGGISAFIVERNTPGLSLGKRDHKMGQKGAHTCDVIFDNVRVPADQLIGGVEGVGFKTAMKVLDKGRLHIAAVSVGAAERMLNDALNYAIERKQFGQPIAEFQLIQAMLADSKAEIYAARCMVLDAARKRDEGQNIGTEASCSKMFATEMCGRVADRCVQIHGGAGYVSEYAIERFYRDVRLFRLYEGTTQIQQLVIARNMIREAQR
- a CDS encoding IclR family transcriptional regulator, which codes for MRRRNMDPNTPEAPAGNNAFEHLLIDPMNTDEEEDKDRQFVTALARGLELLRCFTPSESVLGNQELARKTGLPKPTITRMTHTLTRLGYLKHLPQSGRYQLDVGVMAFGYAMLSNLSVRAVAHPLMETMAKYAQAAVAMATRDRLDMVYLDVVQGEANMTMRRQVGTRLPLHLSSAGRACLAAMPENEREFMLDHIRQRHLEDWPGIRKGLERAFRDYTDFGYCMSIGEWHRDVNAIAVPLFHAQHGLLTFNCGGPSFHLSREKLEDDIGPRLKHMVNNIEAAAR
- a CDS encoding MFS transporter, which produces MEVAAQAGALSPAKNKLWIIVFIFCFLGLLIDGADLMLLSYSLGSLKTEFGLTSVEAGSLGSFTLAGMAIGGIYGGWACDRFGRVKTVVWSIVLFSVGTAILGMTHSYWQFASTRFFASLGLGALYVACNTLMAEYVPTRYRTTVLGTLQAGWSVGYIVATLLAGWILPNHGWRWLFYVAIIPVILAVLMQRLVPEPQAWIKAQAERAREKAEGIKQVTTKKPDGMFKLIFSDPKASRMFILWALTAGFLQFGYYGVNNWMPSYLEGELGMNFKSMTSYMVGTYAAMIFGKILAGWAADRLGRRSVFAVGALGTAIFLPIIVLFQSPENILWLLIVFGFLYGIPYGVNATYMTESFEAKFRGSAVGGAYNIGRIGAAVAPAAIGFLASHGSIGVGFMVMGGAYFICGVIPALFIRDKQFDPQKQ
- a CDS encoding enoyl-CoA hydratase; its protein translation is MASSDQPVVHLDVQDNGVAVVRIHRPEVKNALNAQVREELALHFRALAQRKDVRAIVLTGGEQFFVAGADIKEFASATPIEMYRRHTEYLWEAISRCPKPVIAAVNGFALGGGCELAMHCDLIVAGESARFAQPEVKLGLMPGAGGTQRLVRAVGKFQAMRIALTGCIVKAPEALAMGMLSEVVADDQTLPRALELAAQIAALPPLAVEQIKEVMLAGADLPLESALVLERKAFQLLFDSVDQKEGAAAFFEKRTPNYLGE
- a CDS encoding 3-hydroxyacyl-CoA dehydrogenase, which translates into the protein MGDSIKIMGLVGTGVMGAGIAQIAAQAGVRVRLFDARDGAAQTARDNLGATLAKLVSKGKITQAAMDAALENLQVTAAIDELRDCDLVVEAIVENLEAKRGLLQQLEGIVTEDCILVTNTSSLSVTSIATGCQHPERVAGLHFFNPVPLMRVVEVIDGLATAPQVGDRLLAFVARVGHRGVRAKDTPGFIVNHAGRAYGTEALKMLDEGIAQCGDIDRILREGAGFRMGPLELLDLTGLDVSHPVMESIYNQFYQEPRYKPSPLTRQMLVGGRLGRKTGQGFYRYENGQVIDGPQPQPVPTIPSLPPVWIATENAEDYERLSALVIELGAHLESAAQPSAEALCLLAPYGRDATSACERFDTDPARTVCVDLLTDLSRHRTLMQSPLTAPGMRDAAHALLASDGVGVTVIGDSVGFVAQRTLAMVVNLACDIAQQRIASVEDIDQAVQLGLGYPNGPLAWGDALGPRRILSILQRMSELTHDPRYRPSPWLRRRAVLGISLLHKEPTVG